GGTCTGTTATGTCGCTTGCGAAGACAGCAGCGGCAATCGAACTTCACAGTTGCTAATTGCAAAATCCCGTGTAACACCAATAAAATCTAGATCCGACCCTTCCAGACCGTTGACAATCCCAAAGGCAGAATTGTGCGGGGCTGTGCTTGGTGCTTCATTGGCACAAAATATCCGAGAAACCATGCAATTTGACtcatttcatttttggacaGATGCTGTGGTTGTTCTTTGCCAAATCCACCGATCTAATGCCAAACGCgagatttttgttaaaaatcggATTACAAAGGTTTTAGAGGTTTCTTCAAGTGATCAATGGCAATATGTCCCCACACAAGAAAACCCTGCTGACATCATAAGTCGCGGAGCAACTCCCTCTCATTTGTTAGATTCGGCGTTATGGTGGCATGGGTCTGATTGGCTGATTCACAACCAAGATCAGTGGCCGAATAAATTCTCTTTGGGCATCGCGGGGACGGGAAGATAACTTCAACATTGACATCGTGCTTGAGATCTGATGCAGGATCAAATTTGGGTGAAAAGGGGTATGTCTCAATTCACGAATATCTAATGGCTAAATTTAGTGAGTTGGACAAAGCTAAAGCCGTTTTAGCAGTAGTGATTTTTCGCTGCGTACCTCGATTCAGGAATGCAATCAATTCAGTTCGTGTCACGCGGAATTGCCCAAAACTGTCCACTGGAAGACCAACCGTGCGAGAATTGCGCTTCGCGGAGTCTATCATGGTTAGGTGGGAGCAAGAATTATTTCTAAGCGACTTAAGAAAGGCCGTTCAAAATGGTGCCATATAttccagccaccaatttaagcAGATGAGGAAACTTCATCCTTTTCTTGTTGATGAGGAAATACTGCGGGTGGGAGGTCGCCTTGTAAATTCTCCCATGCCATACAAGGCACGCCATCCCATGATTTTGCCGAAGGGGCCACATTTCTGAAAAAATCGCAATACGCGAACATAGATTGTTGCTCCACGCTGGCCCTCAGCTACTTCTTGCCGGGCTTAGGCAGAAATATTGGCCTCTGGCAGGTCGTTGTCTCACGCGAAAGATGTGTAGGAATTGCGTAAATTGCATTCGAGCAAATCCTACTTCAACGGAACAAGTCATGGGTAATTTGTCTTGGCAAGAGTTACTACGTTGAGACCATTTTATGCCACTGGCATTAATTTTGCTGGTCCTTTTTCTTTCAAGATTGAGGGAAGAAAGGGGATTACACATAAATTTTACATACCGGTTTTTGTTTGCCTATCTACTCGCGCAGTGCATTTAGATGTGGTATGCTCTCTTTCGACCAGTGCATTTATTGCATGTCTCCAAAGGCTTGTCTCCCGTCGCAGCATTCCCGCTGAAATCTATACCGATAATGGTACGACTTTCGTGGGAGCGGACAGAGAATTGCGAGATCTTTTCATAAGTTCTGAATTGAAAAAGGATTTGCATTCATTTCTGTCCGCAAAGGAAATCAAATGGAATTTCCACCCCCCTCGCAGCCCGTATCACAATGGGTTGTGTGAAGCTGCAGTACGGTCGTGTAAGACACATTTCAAACGAGTTCTAAAGAACGTCTCAATAAATCTTGAAGAAATGTTCACGATCCTTTGCCAAATTGAGGCTGTGTTAAACAGCAGGCCGTTAGTGCCACTTTCAGAACATGACGGAGACCCAACCTTCCTTACGCCTGGCCATTTTTTAATTGGCTCAGCCCCTACTCAACTCCCTTCCGCAGATTTAACTTCGATTCATTTGAATCTTCTCGATCGCTGGCAGTTTGCCAACGCCTTGTGCAAGATTTTTCACAAAGATGGAAATCTGAATATTTGCACACCCTTCAAATGATGCAAAAATATTCAGAGGTGCGATCCAACATTAAGTTAGGTGAGGTAGTTTTGTTTATTGAGGAGAATATGCCTTCCACTCATTGGCCACTCGGAGTGATTCAGAGAACATTTCCGGGAAAGGACGGAAGAGTAAGAGTGGTTGAAGTCAAAACAACGCGTGGAGTATTCGTAAGACCGATTACTAAGGTGGTGGGTCTGTTGCCAGATGACGGGACGACTGGGGATGGACACGATTGATTGGGCTCAAATTCGGTATTTTGTTCTGATTAAACAGGTTCAGGTCACTTTGAATTGGAAATTTATCTCGCATTTGAAATAAAGATgaattaaataagtaaataaaaatgtggCTTGAAGTCTTGTTTAGgaatttttctatatatttttcttttttctttcaaaaattaaacatcaaagttcaatttcatttcattaaaattaaagtaaattttatctttaaatttcaattcCATTTTCTTTCTAATTAAATGTTACCCTGATAGTTTTGATTTAGTTTTTAAGGATAGGGAATTTTTTTGAAGTTAATGGAGTATACTCTATTGTAAGGCAAAATGTTCGCACCGCGGAGGTTGTTAACGCGGATGCgttaaatacaattaatttgaaattaatgaaTGCAAGTTCGGTCAGGTTAGAGGGGAAAGATACGCAGTCAGTTCTAAAAGAATACTGCGTACCCTTTCTCTCCCTTTTGTACTAGTCTGTGCGTCTCCAAAGCTCAAGTTGCGCGAACCTTTTGCTTGCCTCATGGCTAAAggttttataaaagaaaaaagtgggaaaaagtaaattaaattaaaattaaacaaaagttgATATCAAGCATAAAGTGCTGTTTTCATTAGTTGAAAGTGTGGTGTTGGCGGAGTGGATATTCCTGCAGAAAAGGAGTTTTTTTCGCCCTTCTCCCCGAATTGGGATTCTTGTTAATTGCacacagtaaaaacaagatgaaaTTGGCGGGTTGAATTCCATTAGTTGAATTGAactagttgaaatttcgaattacaaaccactaaaaaaaatcaactttcaattgaaaaggaatcatTTAGATGGCAAAACTAGTAAAATTAAACTCTCGGTAATGGCCTACGTAcaataaatagtagtaataattactataatagtaataaaatgaagcaacaaaatggcataaacttcattcaactgactgattgaaaattgccacgattatcgcgtgtaatagaatcaattcgattttcgtagtaatttttcaatcgattatcgcagcaaaaagttcaactttcaactaatttcgtttgaactcattcttcttctttttatattttgtgtaattttagtACAATTGTTGAAGGTAAATTCAACttagtttgcttttcaactacgaaaattcaacttgtttgcttttcaactttgcttactacgataatcgttgcatatttactacaattatcaatgctctcccattacacgcgataatcgtagtaattattttttactgtgcaggTAAAGGAAATCTCCCCAAcattcgtttaacaagacatttttttcagagtagttaccagattttggatttttaaatGCGAAATTAACGCACTTCCCAAAAATGTGGAGAAGATTGTGAAAGCGTGTATCACTCTacacaatttcattaaaaaaactcaAGATGAAGAAACTCCAATTTACCATCCTCCTCCAAGAGATAATGATAGGAATACTAGGCAAAGATGTTCGATAGAAAGACCCACAGTAGCTGGAGAGCAAAATAGAGAAATCTAGAAGGACTACCTATTGCGCTCAAATGGACTGTGAAATcattaatttagatttagaataattgaataaaatattggaataaattaaaagaatttcattaaacaaattaaatgatttttaaactaaatttattataatcAATCATAATTCTCATgcattaggtgagattcttaacaatctcacctactataatcctaacaaaatttcatgtcctccgatcgacctcaaatttggccaaaatgtgtttcagcacttcttgatcacgaatatatatgtggctattttacgttcccggccggccggctggccgctctttggagcttaatagctcctaaactaaaaacgatatcgacttgcggttttcggcaaaggttatatatcgggtgaaaattgcaacttggtgcattgaccccccaccccccacccctccttccgacattttttttgttttctcaatagctcagcccctatggcatcgatcgggctcaaattttagtatgttatagctgggccttagggctttccatcaataccaaactcaaggtcccccgacccccctgacccgagctataagggtccaaaaaaattttcttaagatggccataactccggttctaattgtcagaatttaaaaagtgagggctttttggaaagctctcgtgaaatgccacttccccttctaacatcgcaagttcataaaaccaccgctaggggcgctattattaaaaagaaaatttttaaatcttataagttaaataactcaaaaattccattgtgtatcgggctgaaaatttagttagttgtagcccttgattatacctatcaaacaaaaaaatacttaagtcgatctaaaacccctgacccgagctataaggggtcaaagttcgaacattgaccggcctctatctccggttctaactaacatagcgacctaaattttacctttttggtttcgtctcgatgagaactttcagatggaagttcaaaaagtcaccacaagtggcgctgtgatagcgtcaaaattcatcgaaattcaaagtcacttttctcaaaaacggcattgtgcgagttaatgaaattttagtatgttgtagtccagtctaggacgtttccaaaatggtgcaaatgtgcgctgtggttaaaacagaaccggagatatgaggggtcaaagttcacaaaatttaaaaaatcatatctccggttctatgtgaccgattttgatgaatgagggcttaaacgaaagatctcacaaaatgctacaactttctagaatatttgaacttcgtgtgaccaacaccaggggcgccacagtcgaaaaaccaatttcaatatcacataacctcaattatctcgactgtcgctaaaccgattttgatgattacttcgacataattgtagaagacatttgtctctatatttcgttcatacatcatttttcgatcagataatgcgatctgtccgatcttgccgtttaagtgtgaaaaaattgatttttcccataataatgttttgaaaccactcagatgccaatttgactgcctctactccacaaagacacttaaaatatggtttcaaATGGAAAGCCCCACAAAAGACagcaattctttgatatagttgaagttcaccaaatgactacttggggccctctggatgaaaaaacaagttaagaaacaaaaaacctcgcttatcttggcttctgattaatcgatgagatcatgttctataggaaaattatagagtatattctggtctacatttcacccatatatcacttttgtgccagttcgtccaaatccttgatattttggtttaaatacaaaatttgtataatttcacgaatttgatccaagataactgaatggcgtcccccaatttcagctctaaatcaaatttgcatgcactccgagttagctcatgttaagaatctcacctacataagccggttagtattatctgtccctttggaGTTTTGAAGTTATTTATTGTCACAGTTCTTTTCGTTTCCTCTCAcaatctttataaaaaaaactcgaaagtGCACTGCCGGCTGCGCCAAAATGTTGAGAAGCGTTGGGTTTGATGTTGGGTGGCACTTCGGTAAGAAAACGATGAGAGAAGCTGAACTGCTTAGGATTAACTTCTAGAAAcaactaattttatttcttcattctACAATCTACATTATTCCAAAGGATTTGTTTCACCAATCTGCTGAatatgcacactctctgcaGCGCGTGTATTTTTTAGCTTCTTCAGCGTCTGCAGACGAGTGCACGGAGAGAAAAAATGTCTGATTTTTTACACATATGACTCTGATTTTTGGAATATAAATTGTGAAGTTTGTAGCGAGTGagggcgacatcagcgccacgACGAAAGAGAGAAGTAGAAGATAACGTCACGATTGATTCCCGAaccaacacacacacacactttCATTCCAAGTACGTTCAAGTCAAGCCATCAAGAGACCACGCGATCAAGAAGTCAAGAAAATCTCTATAAATCTCTAACATCGAAGTCAATTTATTCGTTTAAAATCAATTatcttataaataaaattctgtGGATTATTACCGTAAATAAAGTTAGTGAAAGAATAGGAGAATAAAGTTATCTTGGGGaaaggaagaaaatttgtcattcgAGCCCCATTCTAACCTCCCTTCTATTCTTTATTCAGGTAGGAAACCCAGAGTCTCCGGGATATTATCCACGCAGTATCTAATCCACTCTATCTATCATACACAGGTATTGCGCCGGGCATAGAAGCCCTCTCGTTTCCGGTAGACTGCTAACCTTAACCACCTTACTTTATCTCATAGGTAATAAATCCCACATATTGGTCCTTCGAGAGAAACAGCGCATATTGGACCTCCGAGGGAAACATATTGGTCCTTCGGCGGAAACAGCACTCAAGCGGTCAGCCCAGAAAGACAGAGGAGTCGATAGATTTGTGTTCACACCGTCCCGGAAGAGGAACCTAACCTCAAATACCGTCTGACACGTGGCGAGTCATCCTCCTGCCTGCCGCCCACTGGTGACCGGAAGTTATTCAAACATGTCCACTCCCGAGATGGATACCAAAGCTACACTTTCACAACTCCACAGAGCTCGTGGTGATTGCAAGCGCCAACTCACGGCCATCGAGAGGAAGTTGGGAACAACCACTTGTTTCACTGAGCCAATCGCCAGGATGCTCTTGGATGAAGTTTCGCGTGTTCAAGCCAAATTTGAACCCATCCAGCGTGAGATTGAGGATCTCACGGAAGATGATGAAATCTCTCGAGCAAGAGAGATATCTGATGGAGATGCCGTACACGACAGATGTATGGAAATTCGCTTTAAGCTTGGGGAGGAAATTCACAAGCTTCGAGCATCACAAGCTCCTGAGGATCTACCTCAGGGGGAAGATCAAAACCAAGAAAATGGTCTGTGTGCTATGATGGCAAACCAAACAGACATCATGCGTCAGCTCGTGGACATCCAGAGGGCTTCAACAATGTCTGTGTCAAGAACTTCCGGACACACAAAACTACCTCAGCTCAGTCTTCAGACATTCCACGGAGAATACACCGAGTGGATTCGCTTCAAAGACGATTTCATGAGCGCGGTCCACAACAATGAGGATTTGACAAATTCCCAGAAGATGCAGTATCTGAAGATGGCGCTGAAAGGCAAAGCTACAGAGGAGGTTGCGAATATCCAGATCACAGATGCTAACTATTTAATCACTTGGGAGCGTCTGGTGAAACGATACGAGAAGAAAGTTCACTTGGTCAATGCATTCATCGAGAAGTTCATGAAGCAGACACAGCAGAAGGTCGAGACTGTGGATGATCTACAAACCGCAAGTCGAAGTTACAGACAATTGTTCGATGGCCTCCAAGCCCTTGGTCCAAATTGTTTAACCCTTGATACGTGGCTGATATATCAGATGAAGCTCAACATGAGCGACAAGTTTCGGCTGAAATGGGAAGAAACCAGGAATTCCGAGACATTGGCTACGATTGAGGAGTTCTTTGACTTCATGACGGAAGTCACTGACGTCATGGAAAGAGCCGCCAAGGATGGAAGTTCTTCTAACACCAAGGAGACGAAACAACCCACGAAGACAGCGAAGAGTGGCATTCGATCTCACTATATTCAGGCCGACAATTGTCCCAAATGCTCAGCCTCTCACCTGCTCTGTCAGTGTGAGGGATTCCAAGAAATGTCTATCGAAGACAGGAGGACCTTTGTCAATCAGAAACAACTGTGCTTTAACTGCATGAGGCCCTCCCACAACTCAAGAAATTGCAAATCAAAGTCAAGATGTTTCCGGTGTGGCAAAAATCACCACACCCTTCTTCACGTGGATCCAGTTGAGGAGCCTTCAGCTCCAAGGGCACCACCTACAGCAGATCGGGCTTCACCCGCTACCCAGAATCAAACACCAAAACCCTCTACCCCTAATCAGCAAGAACCTCCAGCAGTTCCGCCATCTACAAGTTCTGGTCTAACCACCCATCACTCTACAATGCATCACAAAGCTTTGCTCCCCACAGCCTCGGTTCTCATTAAAGATATTTATGGTGATCTTCAGCTGTGCCGGGTGCTAATTGATGGTGGTGGTGAGTGCACCATGATAAGTGAGGATTGTGCTCAGAGGTTAGGTTTGCCACGACAAAAGGCCCGGATTGCAGTCACGGGCGCAGGAGGAATTACAGTGGGCTATACAAAGGGTATGGTACGATTGGAATTAATTTCCAGATACAAAATGGATGACAAGGTAGTGGCAGAGGCATTCGTGATGCAGAAACTGACAACTGATCTGCCTTCGGTAGATCTCACGGACAAGCAGTGGCGTCACATTGACACACTCCCTCAACTGGCGGATCCAAGCTTCAAAGAGTCAGGAAAAATTGATGTGATTCTGGGTGCTGAACACGCTCTTGGAATCAATCTCCCTCAGATTGTCAAAGGCAATGAGGGGGAACCTATTGCCCAATTGACCATCTTCGGTTGGATCATCGCGGGCAGAATCAATGAACCATGTCAGAGAATCACCTCATTCCACACGCACTGCAACCTTGAGGAGATTCTGAAGCGATTCTGGGATTCAGAAAGTATCCTCCCAGACAAGAAGGTCTTCCTGACAACGGAAGAGAAGGCATGTGAACAACACTTCGAAAATACTCACACCACTGATGATACCGGAAGGTTTGTGGTCAAATTACCATTCAAGGAGCACCATGGGAAGCTTGGAGATTCTATTCCAGCCGCTCAGGGTCGTCTTCAATCCATGGAACGTCGATTTGCCAAAGATCCAAACCTCCGTGAACAGTACGTGGCCTTCATGGATGAGTATTTGTCCCTGAACCACATGGAAGAGATAGAGAAGGATAGCAAGCTCAATGAGGAGAAATACTACCTACCTCATCACGCGGTGCTACGCCCTAGTAGCGAAACCACCAAGTTACGAGTGGTCTTTGATGCCTCGGCAGGGACCAAACCCAAACTTCCATCTCTCAATGACAATCTTGCCATAGGACCAGCGGTCCAGGATGATTTGCTCTCCATTCTTCTACGTTTTCGCACCTATGAAGTGGCTTTCACGGCAGACGTGGAGAAAATGTATCGCCAAATCCTGGTGGCGGAAGAGGATCGCGACTTCCAGAGAATCCTATGGCGGAAGGATCCACATTCTCCTGTGAAGGAGTATCGTCTTTGCACTGTGACTTATGGGACGTCATGTGCACCCTACTTGGCCACCAAGGTTCTCCAACAAATGGCCAAGAACCACGAAGAAGAATTCCCGGAAGCATCGAAAGCCATCCGGTCCAGCTTTTACATGGACGATCTCCTAGGAGGAGCATCTTCTGTAGAAGATGCCAAGCAGCTGAGCAAGAACATTCAAGAAGTGCTCAATCACGGCCATTTTCCCCTACGGAAATGGTCATCCAACTCTCATGAAGTGATGGAAGAAATTCCCCTTGAGATGCGGGCTATTTCTCCGGACGAGGTAAGAGCTCATTCAAAATCAATATCTGCTCTGGGATTGCAGTGGAAGCCCGGAGAGGACAGTTTTTCCTTGGCGATTGACACACCAAAAATGGCAACAACAAAGAGAGAACTTacagcggtggcagccaaaatctttGACCCCCTTGGGTTTCTCTCCCCTGTCCTCATTGTCTTCAAGATGATGCTTCAGCAACTTTGGCTTGCCAAGGTTGATTGGGATGAAGCTGCACCTGAAGAGATTGTAGCAGAGTACCAGAAGATTTTGTCTCAATACCATTACCTGAAGGATGTCAAGATTCCTCGTCTCATTCCATCCCAAGAAGATACTTTGACTCTCCACGCCTTCTCAGATGCTTCTGAGAAAGCCTATGGTGCCGTGGTCTATGCCATGGGTCGTGCACCAGATGAGACTCCCAAAATTTGCATCGTCATCGCCAAGTCTCGGGTAGCTACTCTCAAACCCGTGACGATACCCAGAATGGAATTGAATGCTGCGCTTCTCTTAGCAACTTTGGTGAAAAAGGTGAAGGAAGCTGTAGCTCCAAAATATGTCGAAGTCCAGGCATGGGTAGATTCCACCATCGTTCTACAATGGTTGCAGGAACATCCCAGGAAATGGGAAAAATACGTGGCAGTGCGCACTAGTATGATCCAGGAAATTATTCCTCCCTCCAAATGGCGCCACGTACCGACTGAAGACAATCCTGCCGATTGCATCTCCAGGGGAATGCTTCCGGAGGATCTTCTGCAGCACAAGCTCTGGTGGGATGGACCAAGGTGGCTTCCGATGGGTGAAGAAAACTGGCCACCACGCAAGGTGATTGAGAAGAAGAGCGAGAAGGTGCAAATTCCCGAAGAAAAAAGTGTAAACAGTGAAGTGTCAAATGTGATCGTCCTAACCTCACAAAGTGAAAGTAGTGTTGACATTGTATCTCAGttgattgaaaaatattctaatttcatgaCTCTAATACGTGTAGTGGCTTTTGTGCTGAGATTCAGCGATAATTGCCGGAAGAAAATCCATGAGAGAAACCTCAAGTTTCTCAGTGTTCACGAACAAACCCGTGCAAGGGACTGTATCATCAAAAATCTCCAAAGGAAACATTTTCCGGAGGAGTACAAGTGTTGTGAGAAAAACAATCCAGTGTCAAAATCCAGCAAGTTAAGCAAACTTGTCCCGTTCATTGATGACAATGGGGTGATGAGAGTGAAAGGGAGGCTCGAGAATGCTGATTTGAGCTACGAGACACGTCACCCAATAATACTTCCAGCAAAGGACAAATTTGTGAAAGATTTAGTGGTATTTATTCACGAAATGCACCTGCATTCGGGGGTATATCTCCTTCAGAGTATCCTCCGTGCGAAATATTGGATTGTTGGGATGAAATCCCTCGTGAAAAGTGTCGTGAAAATGTGTGTTAATTGCACGAAAGCAAAACCGAAAACTGAGACACCATTGATGGGCAATTTACCTGCTTATCGTGTGCAGCCAATGCGCCCCTTCTACCACACCGGCTGCGATTTTGCCGGCCCCTTCAAGACAAGAGTCTCCAAACTTCGTAAGGCTGCCGTAGTGAAATCATATGTTTGTGTGTTCATCTGCATGACCACCCGTGCCATGCACCTCGAGGCAGTGTCAGATCTGAGTACAGATGCTTTCCTGGCAGCTCTACGTCGCTTCACAGCTCGTCGAGGACACTGTCAAATCATCTATTGTGACAATGCCACCAATTTTGTTGGGGCATCTGGAACAACAAGAGAAGAGCGACTCCAGGGAATCAGGGACCACCAGCACAAGATTACCAAGTGCATGTCTGATTGTGGTACTGAGTTCCACTTCATCCCTTCGTATTCGCCCACTTTCGGTGGATTGTGGGAAAGAGGCGTAGGCAACGTGAAGACCCATCTCCGGCGAGTGTTCGGGGATACAATTCTGACATTCGAAGAGCTTTCGACTGTCCTCGCACAAATTGAGGCTTGCCTCAATTCTCGCCCCATTTGTGCCATGTCAACTGAAGTGGAGGATCTCCAGCCGTTGACCCCAGGACATTTCCTTGTGGGTCATCCTCTGACACTCGATCCAGGCCCTGATGTGATGCAACTCAATCCAAACCGTCTCTCTCGATGGCAATTTCTCCAGAGACTTCTCCAGACCTTCTGGAATCGTTGGCAGCAGGAATATGTTACTACTCTTCAGCAGCGCCCCAAATGGTGCACCCAATCTCGAAATCTTGCTGTTGGGGACTTGGTCTTGTTGAGAGAGAACCAGCTGAAGGCGTCCCGATGGAAGATGGGCCGTATTCAGGAAGTTCATCCAGGACGTGACAATGTAGTGAGGGTAGTCACCGTGCGAACCAGTGATGGAATCCAGAAGAGAGCTGCAAGCACCGTGGCCAAGATACCCATGGAAGAAGATTCTTATTGAGGTTCCCTCAAGAGGGGGAAGTTTATGTGAAGTTTGTAGCGAGTGagggcgacatcagcgccacgACGAAAGAGAGAAGTAGAAGATAACGTCACGATTGATTCCCGAaccaacacacacacacactttCATTCCAAGTACGTTCAAGTCAAGCCATCAAGAGA
The genomic region above belongs to Phlebotomus papatasi isolate M1 unplaced genomic scaffold, Ppap_2.1 HiC_scaffold_145, whole genome shotgun sequence and contains:
- the LOC129808868 gene encoding uncharacterized protein LOC129808868, coding for MSTPEMDTKATLSQLHRARGDCKRQLTAIERKLGTTTCFTEPIARMLLDEVSRVQAKFEPIQREIEDLTEDDEISRAREISDGDAVHDRCMEIRFKLGEEIHKLRASQAPEDLPQGEDQNQENGLCAMMANQTDIMRQLVDIQRASTMSVSRTSGHTKLPQLSLQTFHGEYTEWIRFKDDFMSAVHNNEDLTNSQKMQYLKMALKGKATEEVANIQITDANYLITWERLVKRYEKKVHLVNAFIEKFMKQTQQKVETVDDLQTASRSYRQLFDGLQALGPNCLTLDTWLIYQMKLNMSDKFRLKWEETRNSETLATIEEFFDFMTEVTDVMERAAKDGSSSNTKETKQPTKTAKSGIRSHYIQADNCPKCSASHLLCQCEGFQEMSIEDRRTFVNQKQLCFNCMRPSHNSRNCKSKSRCFRCGKNHHTLLHVDPVEEPSAPRAPPTADRASPATQNQTPKPSTPNQQEPPAVPPSTSSGLTTHHSTMHHKALLPTASVLIKDIYGDLQLCRVLIDGGGECTMISEDCAQRLGLPRQKARIAVTGAGGITVGYTKGMVRLELISRYKMDDKVVAEAFVMQKLTTDLPSVDLTDKQWRHIDTLPQLADPSFKESGKIDVILGAEHALGINLPQIVKGNEGEPIAQLTIFGWIIAGRINEPCQRITSFHTHCNLEEILKRFWDSESILPDKKVFLTTEEKACEQHFENTHTTDDTGRFVVKLPFKEHHGKLGDSIPAAQGRLQSMERRFAKDPNLREQYVAFMDEYLSLNHMEEIEKDSKLNEEKYYLPHHAVLRPSSETTKLRVVFDASAGTKPKLPSLNDNLAIGPAVQDDLLSILLRFRTYEVAFTADVEKMYRQILVAEEDRDFQRILWRKDPHSPVKEYRLCTVTYGTSCAPYLATKVLQQMAKNHEEEFPEASKAIRSSFYMDDLLGGASSVEDAKQLSKNIQEVLNHGHFPLRKWSSNSHEVMEEIPLEMRAISPDEVRAHSKSISALGLQWKPGEDSFSLAIDTPKMATTKRELTAVAAKIFDPLGFLSPVLIVFKMMLQQLWLAKVDWDEAAPEEIVAEYQKILSQYHYLKDVKIPRLIPSQEDTLTLHAFSDASEKAYGAVVYAMGRAPDETPKICIVIAKSRVATLKPVTIPRMELNAALLLATLVKKVKEAVAPKYVEVQAWVDSTIVLQWLQEHPRKWEKYVAVRTSMIQEIIPPSKWRHVPTEDNPADCISRGMLPEDLLQHKLWWDGPRWLPMGEENWPPRKVIEKKSEKVQIPEEKSVNSEVSNVIVLTSQSESSVDIVSQLIEKYSNFMTLIRVVAFVLRFSDNCRKKIHERNLKFLSVHEQTRARDCIIKNLQRKHFPEEYKCCEKNNPVSKSSKLSKLVPFIDDNGVMRVKGRLENADLSYETRHPIILPAKDKFVKDLVVFIHEMHLHSGVYLLQSILRAKYWIVGMKSLVKSVVKMCVNCTKAKPKTETPLMGNLPAYRVQPMRPFYHTGCDFAGPFKTRVSKLRKAAVVKSYVCVFICMTTRAMHLEAVSDLSTDAFLAALRRFTARRGHCQIIYCDNATNFVGASGTTREERLQGIRDHQHKITKCMSDCGTEFHFIPSYSPTFGGLWERGVGNVKTHLRRVFGDTILTFEELSTVLAQIEACLNSRPICAMSTEVEDLQPLTPGHFLVGHPLTLDPGPDVMQLNPNRLSRWQFLQRLLQTFWNRWQQEYVTTLQQRPKWCTQSRNLAVGDLVLLRENQLKASRWKMGRIQEVHPGRDNVVRVVTVRTSDGIQKRAASTVAKIPMEEDSY